One Echeneis naucrates chromosome 1, fEcheNa1.1, whole genome shotgun sequence DNA segment encodes these proteins:
- the col9a1a gene encoding collagen, type IX, alpha 1a codes for MELSGICRKSLVVFLLQIVLICSAQRGPVGPRGPLGPPGVAGVPGVDGIDGDRGDDSTVNGEPGPDGDNGRDGAPGASGLPGADGPVGPPGDPGPVGPKGAKGDPGARGPIGEPGVGPEGLDGIPGTDGLPGELGKVGAPGARGKRGQVGAAGPAGARGPPAVYQGEDLCPNACPSGLNGHSGLPGMKGHKGAKGESGEPGRQGHKGDEGDQGLTGEVGAQGLPGPGGPRGLPGIVGSKGDRGPRGKPGDVGPRGGQGEPGDPGQRGAIGETGPRGVLGDRGSQGIRGLPGPKGEAGLPGPDGREGIPGLPGSKGLPGKSGAPGDAGPQGLPGLPGTYGQKGHSGSKGVTGDPGVVGLMGSPGKQGERGEQGEVGPVGPRGGPGERGERGPEGPLGSPGARGGRGDPGLPGLPGPAGYRGQKGDRGGVGLDGPKGDQGSPGAEGTPGERGDLGEQGEAGEKGSTGPPGETGNKGPEGGRGQQGKEGKAGQVGPRGMQGDMGIPGLPGAQGPAGKSPTDTHIKQVCMRVMQEQLAQLAASLSRPESGISGLPGPPGPPGPPGPAGENGFPGHTGSRGLPGLKGPPGLIGRKGPKGDQGDRGDRGPTARGPKGSPGAPGLPGDPGRPAYGKDGRDGERGPRGAPGIPGVPGPPGPAGLNGYCESSQCVLPMVASPVSAKDSSMKGPSEM; via the exons agGGGCCCAGTTGGTCCCAGAGGCCCCTTGGGGCCACCCGGAGTAGCCGGTGTTCCCGGAGTGGACGGCATTGAT GGCGACAGAGGAGACGACTCCACAGTGAATGGTGAACCA GGTCCTGATGGCGATAACGGCAGAGATGGAGCTCCTGGAGCTTCAGGCCTCCCAGGAGCAGAT GGGCCTGTTGGACCTCCTGGGGATCCAGGCCCAGTGGGCCCAAAGGGGGCTAAA ggGGATCCAGGGGCACGTGGACCGATTGGAGAGCCT GGCGTGGGACCTGAGGGGCTTGAC ggtaTTCCTGGAACAGACGGACTTCCAGGCGAACTGGGCAAAGTTGGAGCCCCT GGAGCAAGAGGCAAAAGAGGTCAAGTTGGTGCTGCTGGTCCTGCTGGGGCTCGG ggACCTCCAGCTGTCTATCAGGGCGAGGACCTG tgtccCAACGCCTGTCCCTCTGGTCTGAACGGACACTCTGGTCTCCCTGGCATGAAG GGGCACAAAGGGGCAAAGGGTGAATCAGGTGAGCCTGGAAGACAAGGACACAAG GGAGATGAAGGTGACCAAGGTCTGACGGGGGAAGTCGGAGCTCAAGGACTACCA GGCCCCGGTGGACCAAGAGGCCTCCCAGGAATAGTGGGCTCCAAAGGGGACAGG GGACCTCGAGGAAAGCCAGGCGATGTGGGTCCTCGGGGAGGCCAAGGAGAACCA GGTGATCCGGGCCAAAGAGGAGCCATAGGCGAGACCGGGCCGAGAGGAGTGCTG GGAGACCGAGGTTCACAAGGAATCAGAGGACTACCAGGGCCTAAAGGAGAAGCT GGTCTACCTGGTCCGGATGGTCGTGAGGGAATACCTGGGCTTCCGGGATCTAAG GGTCTTCCAGGGAAAAGTGGGGCTCCGGGTGACGCTGGCCCACAGGGACTTCCT GGGTTACCAGGCACCTATGGCCAAAAAGGACACAGTGGTTCGAAG GGCGTCACAGGTGATCCAGGTGTGGTGGGACTGATGGGTTCTCCAGGTAAACAA GGCGAGCGCGGTGAGCAGGGAGAGGTCGGACCTGTTGGACCCAGAGGAGGACCA GGTGAACGAGGAGAAAGGGGACCTGAGGGGCCTCTAGGATCACCAGGAGCCAGA gGAGGCAGAGGTGATCCAGGACTGCCAGGACTTCCAGGCCCGGCTGGTTATCGTGGCCAGAAAGGAGACCGG GGTGGAGTTGGCCTCGATGGGCCGAAGGGAGACCAG GGATCTCCAGGCGCTGAGGGAACTCCGGGGGAAAGAGGAGACTTG GGAGAACAAGGAGAAGCAGGAGAGAAAGGATCG ACTGGCCCCCCAGGAGAGACTGGAAATAAAGGACCTGAGGGCGGCCGGGGGCAGCAGGGCAAAGAGGGCAAGGCGGGCCAAGTCGGCCCACGAGGCATGCAGGGCGACATGGGAATACCGGGCCTCCCCGGAGCGCAGGGCCCAGCG GGAAAATCACCAACAGACACTCACATCAAACAGGTCTGCATGAGAGTAATGCAAG AGCAGCTGGCCCAGCTAGCAGCCAGCCTGAGCAGACCTGAGTCAGGTATCTCCGGACTGCCCGGTCCCCCCGGCCCACCTGGACCTCCAGGCCCTGCTGGGGAGAACGGTTTCCCCGGACACACGGGATCACGAGGACTACCCGGACTGAAAGGTCCGCCCGGTCTGATTGGCCGCAAGGGACCCAAAG GTGACCAGGGGGACCGAGGAGACAGAGGACCCACAGCGAGAGGACCCAAAGGATCACCAGGTGCCCCCGGCCTCCCAG GTGACCCGGGCCGACCGGCTTACGGGAAAGATGGCCGTGATGGAGAGAGGGGGCCCCGCGGTGCTCCTGGTATTCCCGGCGTTCCCGGTCCTCCCGGTCCGGCCGGTCTGAACGGGTACTGTGAGTCGTCACAGTGCGTCCTGCCAATGGTGGCGTCGCCGGTTTCGGCGAAGGACTCCAGCATGAAGGGCCCCAGTGAGATGTGA